From a single Brassica rapa cultivar Chiifu-401-42 chromosome A01, CAAS_Brap_v3.01, whole genome shotgun sequence genomic region:
- the LOC103847598 gene encoding exocyst complex component SEC8 isoform X1: MGIFDGLPVPSDKTYLRDELARIDESWAVARFDSLPHVVHILTSKDRETDVLLLKEQSDVVEEVVDEVVHAYHGGFNKAIQNYSQILRLFSESTEKLGDLKHDLADAKRSLGTRNKQLHQLWYRSVTLRHIIALLDQIEGIAKVPSRIEKLIADKQFYAAIQVYLQSSLMLEREGLQTVGALQDVRSELTKLRGALFFKILDDLHAHLYNRGEYSSVASSIYERDDDVPTTTAVAASRMSSQPLSRRTRTLKGDSQFVVRGLTNGSHRTSSIEEGSSFDGHDEEDSVEHDEATDSKLLSHQLTPWLSDSTPDEFIEAVRKSDDPLHVKYLQTLVQCLCMLGKVAAAGAIICQKLRPTIHEIIISKIKAHMETRNLSKSACSQGDQTVAAGLHFIKGQPEAYRLSKEKPQNRISNSGTHLAVSPVSPLMVPGGKAQAAAKDLLDSILDTIVKIFENHVVIGELLELKASQHDINTPKSLPTNVNWNTDSEASQVTGGYTISYPLTVLQSECQQLICEILRATPEAASADAVAQTAKVAKKASKKDKRNAPEDGLTFTFRFTDATVSISNQGADLIRQGWGKKAPNSSQEGYGSAAVLPEQGIYLAASIYRPVLQFTDKITSMLPKKHSQLVIDGLLTFTENFVKDHLLPTMFVDYRKGVQQAISSAAAFRPRAHTTTYTPTVEKGRPILQGLLAIDLLAKEVLGWAQAMPKFSTDLVKYVQTFLERTFERCRTSYMEAVLEKLSYRLIGRHDIEKLMRLDPASACLPALLGHSVSHSEAVGSDVELCELFLSLPSIKQDSLIRDDNKLILLASLSDSLEYVADSIERLGQAVPRAASQSEDNSRNQATSPRNLASFADEYRKLATDCLKVLRVEMQLETVFHLQEMTNREYLEDEDAEEPDDFVISLTSQITRRDEGMAPFISGEKRNYVFGGICGIAATASIKALAEMRSINLFGVQQICRNTIALEQAMAAIPYVDGESVQQNLDRVRTYFELLNMPFEALLAFIAEHDQMFTPTEYSNLLKVNVPGRDTPTDAQSRLSEILSH, translated from the exons ATGGGGATCTTCGACGGTTTGCCTGTTCCCTCAGATAAAACT TACCTTAGGGATGAGCTGGCACGAATAGATGAGAGCTGGGCTGTTGCACGGTTCGACTCTTTGCCACATGTGGTCCATATCCTCACCTCAAAAGACCGTGAGACTGACGTTCTTTTACTAAAGGAACAAAGTGATGTTGTCGAGGAGGTTGTGGATGAAGTTGTGCATGCTTATCACGGTGGTTTCAACAAGGCCATTCAAAACTACTCACAG ATCTTGCGATTGTTCAGTGAGTCCACTGAAAAATTAGGCGACTTGAAGCATGATTTGGCAGACGCAAAGAGGAGCTTGGGTACACGCAATAAACAGTTGCACCAGCTGTGGTACCGTTCTGTAACATTGCGGCACATCATCGCACTTTTGGATCAAATTGAGGGCATTGCTAAG GTTCCATCTCGTATTGAGAAGCTCATTGCTGATAAGCAGTTTTACGCTGCTATTCAAGTGTATCTTCAGTCGTCTCTGATGCTTGAGCGTGAGGGGCTTCAAACG GTTGGTGCTCTTCAAGATGTCAGATCTGAGCTAACTAAGCTGCGCGGAGCccttttctttaaaattctagACGATTTGCATGCACATCTATACAACAGAGGTGAATACAG TTCAGTTGCGTCAAGCATATACGAAAGAGATGATGATGTACCAACAACAACAGCTGTTGCAGCTAGTCGAATGAGCTCACAACCACTGTCTCGTAGAACACGGACACTGAAAGGTGATAGTCAGTTTGTTGTTAGAGGGCTCACAAATGGTTCACATAGAACGTCGTCTATTGAGGAAGG TTCATCATTTGATGGACATGATGAGGAGGACTCTGTCGAACATGATGAAGCTACTGATAGTAAACTGCTTTCTCACCAACTTACGCCATGGCTTTCTGATTCCACGCCTGACGAGTTTATT GAAGCAGTAAGAAAGAGTGATGATCCACTTCATGTGAAGTATCTACAGACCCTTGTTCAGTGTCTCTGCATGCTTGGAAAAGTTGCAGCTGCTGGTGCTATCATATG CCAAAAACTTCGACCCACAATACATGAGATCATTATATCCAAGATTAAAGCCCATATGGAGACTAGAAATTTGTCAAAGTCCGCCTGTAGTCAGGGTGATCAAACGGTAGCTGCGGGATTGCATTTTATAAAAGGACAACCAGAGGCCTACAGACTATCAAAAGAGAAACCTCAAAACAGGATATCAAATTCAGGAACTCACCTGGCTGTGAGCCCTGTTTCGCCTCTTATGGTTCCTGGAGGGAAGGCGCAAGCTGCTGCAAAAGACCTTCTTGACTCAATTTTAGATACTATTGTCAAGATATTTG AAAATCATGTTGTTATTGGAGAGCTTTTGGAGTTGAAGGCTTCGCAACATGACATTAACACACCGAAGTCATTGCCTACGAATGTGAACTGGAATACCGATTCTGAAGCATCCCAAGTTACTGGAGGCTACACTATCAGTTATCCCTTAACAGTCTTACAG AGTGAATGCCAGCAACTCATTTGTGAGATTCTACGAGCAACTCCAGAAGCTGCTTCAGCAGATGCTGTGGCACAAACTGCTAAAGTTGCAAAGAAGGCTTCCAAAAAAGACAAAAG GAATGCACCTGAAGATGGGCTAACATTCACCTTTCGGTTTACAGATGCAACTGTATCGATTTCTAATCAGG GAGCTGATCTAATTCGCCAAGGCTGGGGAAAGAAGGCTCCAAATTCATCACAGGAAGGTTATGGTTCTGCAGCAGTATTGCCTGAACAGGGAATATATCTAGCTGCATCTATATACCGACCTGTCCTTCAG TTTACAGATAAAATCACTTCAATGTTGCCCAAAAAGCATTCCCAGCTTGT GATTGATGGGTTGCTTACATTCACTGAGAACTTTGTGAAGGACCACCTGTTACCTACAATGTTTGTGGACTATAGGAAAGGCGTACAGCAAGCTATATCAA GTGCCGCCGCATTTAGACCACGTGCACATACAACTACTTACACTCCAACCGTAGAAAAGGGTCGTCCTATCTTACAAGGACTTTTGGCAATAGATCTCCTTGCAAAAGAG GTTCTTGGTTGGGCTCAAGCCATGCCTAAATTTTCTACTGACCTTGTGAAGTATGTTCAGACATTTCTTGAGAGAACATTTGAGAGATGTCGAACATCATACATGGAG gCTGTGCTTGAGAAGCTCAGTTACAGGCTTATTGGGAGGCATGATATTGAGAAATTGATGCGACTTGATCCGGCGAGTGCTTGTTTGCCAGCTCTACTTGGCCATTCTGTTTCTCACTCTGAGGCTGTTGGCTCCGACGTAGAACTCTGTGAACTATTCTTAAGTTTGCCGTCTATCAAGCAG GATAGTCTAATTCGTGACGACAACAAACTGATTTTGTTAGCCTCTCTTAGCGACTCTCTTGAATACGTAGCAGACTCTATTGAGAG GCTTGGACAAGCAGTTCCTCGTGCAGCAAGTCAATCTGAAGATAATAGCAGGAATCAAGCAACTTCTCCTAGGAACCTGGCATCATTTGCTGATGAGTACAGAAAACTTGCGACTGATTGCCTAAAGGTTCTACGTGTTGAGATGCAATTGGAAACAGTCTTTCATCTTCAG GAAATGACGAATCGAGAATACTTGGAGGATGAGGATGCTGAAGAACCCGACGACTTTGTGATTTCTCTTACTTCACAG ATAACACGTAGGGACGAGGGAATGGCGCCTTTCATCTCTGGTGAGAAGCGCAACTATGTTTTTGGTGGCATTTGTGGAATTGCAGCGACTGCGTCCATTAAG GCTTTGGCTGAAATGAGATCGATAAACCTTTTTGGAGTTCAACAAATTTGTCGGAACACTATTGCATTGGAACAG GCCATGGCAGCTATTCCATATGTTGATGGTGAAAGCGTACAACAGAACCTAGATCGTGTCCGTACTTACTTTGAACTACTAAATATGCCATTTGAG GCGTTACTTGCATTCATAGCGGAACATGACCAAATGTTTACACCCACAGA GTATTCTAATCTTCTGAAGGTGAATGTTCCTGGAAGAGATACTCCTACAGATGCTCAATCTCGCCTTTCGGAAATTCTTTCTCACTAA
- the LOC103847598 gene encoding exocyst complex component SEC8 isoform X2, which yields MGIFDGLPVPSDKTYLRDELARIDESWAVARFDSLPHVVHILTSKDRETDVLLLKEQSDVVEEVVDEVVHAYHGGFNKAIQNYSQILRLFSESTEKLGDLKHDLADAKRSLGTRNKQLHQLWYRSVTLRHIIALLDQIEGIAKVPSRIEKLIADKQFYAAIQVYLQSSLMLEREGLQTVGALQDVRSELTKLRGALFFKILDDLHAHLYNRGEYSSVASSIYERDDDVPTTTAVAASRMSSQPLSRRTRTLKGDSQFVVRGLTNGSHRTSSIEEGSSFDGHDEEDSVEHDEATDSKLLSHQLTPWLSDSTPDEFIEAVRKSDDPLHVKYLQTLVQCLCMLGKVAAAGAIICQKLRPTIHEIIISKIKAHMETRNLSKSACSQGDQTVAAGLHFIKGQPEAYRLSKEKPQNRISNSGTHLAVSPVSPLMVPGGKAQAAAKDLLDSILDTIVKIFENHVVIGELLELKASQHDINTPKSLPTNVNWNTDSEASQVTGGYTISYPLTVLQSECQQLICEILRATPEAASADAVAQTAKVAKKASKKDKRNAPEDGLTFTFRFTDATVSISNQGADLIRQGWGKKAPNSSQEGYGSAAVLPEQGIYLAASIYRPVLQFTDKITSMLPKKHSQLVIDGLLTFTENFVKDHLLPTMFVDYRKGVQQAISSAAAFRPRAHTTTYTPTVEKGRPILQGLLAIDLLAKEVLGWAQAMPKFSTDLVKYVQTFLERTFERCRTSYMEAVLEKLSYRLIGRHDIEKLMRLDPASACLPALLGHSVSHSEAVGSDVELCELFLSLPSIKQDSLIRDDNKLILLASLSDSLEYVADSIERLGQAVPRAASQSEDNSRNQATSPRNLASFADEYRKLATDCLKVLRVEMQLETVFHLQEMTNREYLEDEDAEEPDDFVISLTSQITRRDEGMAPFISGEKRNYVFGGICGIAATASIKALAEMRSINLFGVQQICRNTIALEQAMAAIPYVDGESVQQNLDRKSSADSCAE from the exons ATGGGGATCTTCGACGGTTTGCCTGTTCCCTCAGATAAAACT TACCTTAGGGATGAGCTGGCACGAATAGATGAGAGCTGGGCTGTTGCACGGTTCGACTCTTTGCCACATGTGGTCCATATCCTCACCTCAAAAGACCGTGAGACTGACGTTCTTTTACTAAAGGAACAAAGTGATGTTGTCGAGGAGGTTGTGGATGAAGTTGTGCATGCTTATCACGGTGGTTTCAACAAGGCCATTCAAAACTACTCACAG ATCTTGCGATTGTTCAGTGAGTCCACTGAAAAATTAGGCGACTTGAAGCATGATTTGGCAGACGCAAAGAGGAGCTTGGGTACACGCAATAAACAGTTGCACCAGCTGTGGTACCGTTCTGTAACATTGCGGCACATCATCGCACTTTTGGATCAAATTGAGGGCATTGCTAAG GTTCCATCTCGTATTGAGAAGCTCATTGCTGATAAGCAGTTTTACGCTGCTATTCAAGTGTATCTTCAGTCGTCTCTGATGCTTGAGCGTGAGGGGCTTCAAACG GTTGGTGCTCTTCAAGATGTCAGATCTGAGCTAACTAAGCTGCGCGGAGCccttttctttaaaattctagACGATTTGCATGCACATCTATACAACAGAGGTGAATACAG TTCAGTTGCGTCAAGCATATACGAAAGAGATGATGATGTACCAACAACAACAGCTGTTGCAGCTAGTCGAATGAGCTCACAACCACTGTCTCGTAGAACACGGACACTGAAAGGTGATAGTCAGTTTGTTGTTAGAGGGCTCACAAATGGTTCACATAGAACGTCGTCTATTGAGGAAGG TTCATCATTTGATGGACATGATGAGGAGGACTCTGTCGAACATGATGAAGCTACTGATAGTAAACTGCTTTCTCACCAACTTACGCCATGGCTTTCTGATTCCACGCCTGACGAGTTTATT GAAGCAGTAAGAAAGAGTGATGATCCACTTCATGTGAAGTATCTACAGACCCTTGTTCAGTGTCTCTGCATGCTTGGAAAAGTTGCAGCTGCTGGTGCTATCATATG CCAAAAACTTCGACCCACAATACATGAGATCATTATATCCAAGATTAAAGCCCATATGGAGACTAGAAATTTGTCAAAGTCCGCCTGTAGTCAGGGTGATCAAACGGTAGCTGCGGGATTGCATTTTATAAAAGGACAACCAGAGGCCTACAGACTATCAAAAGAGAAACCTCAAAACAGGATATCAAATTCAGGAACTCACCTGGCTGTGAGCCCTGTTTCGCCTCTTATGGTTCCTGGAGGGAAGGCGCAAGCTGCTGCAAAAGACCTTCTTGACTCAATTTTAGATACTATTGTCAAGATATTTG AAAATCATGTTGTTATTGGAGAGCTTTTGGAGTTGAAGGCTTCGCAACATGACATTAACACACCGAAGTCATTGCCTACGAATGTGAACTGGAATACCGATTCTGAAGCATCCCAAGTTACTGGAGGCTACACTATCAGTTATCCCTTAACAGTCTTACAG AGTGAATGCCAGCAACTCATTTGTGAGATTCTACGAGCAACTCCAGAAGCTGCTTCAGCAGATGCTGTGGCACAAACTGCTAAAGTTGCAAAGAAGGCTTCCAAAAAAGACAAAAG GAATGCACCTGAAGATGGGCTAACATTCACCTTTCGGTTTACAGATGCAACTGTATCGATTTCTAATCAGG GAGCTGATCTAATTCGCCAAGGCTGGGGAAAGAAGGCTCCAAATTCATCACAGGAAGGTTATGGTTCTGCAGCAGTATTGCCTGAACAGGGAATATATCTAGCTGCATCTATATACCGACCTGTCCTTCAG TTTACAGATAAAATCACTTCAATGTTGCCCAAAAAGCATTCCCAGCTTGT GATTGATGGGTTGCTTACATTCACTGAGAACTTTGTGAAGGACCACCTGTTACCTACAATGTTTGTGGACTATAGGAAAGGCGTACAGCAAGCTATATCAA GTGCCGCCGCATTTAGACCACGTGCACATACAACTACTTACACTCCAACCGTAGAAAAGGGTCGTCCTATCTTACAAGGACTTTTGGCAATAGATCTCCTTGCAAAAGAG GTTCTTGGTTGGGCTCAAGCCATGCCTAAATTTTCTACTGACCTTGTGAAGTATGTTCAGACATTTCTTGAGAGAACATTTGAGAGATGTCGAACATCATACATGGAG gCTGTGCTTGAGAAGCTCAGTTACAGGCTTATTGGGAGGCATGATATTGAGAAATTGATGCGACTTGATCCGGCGAGTGCTTGTTTGCCAGCTCTACTTGGCCATTCTGTTTCTCACTCTGAGGCTGTTGGCTCCGACGTAGAACTCTGTGAACTATTCTTAAGTTTGCCGTCTATCAAGCAG GATAGTCTAATTCGTGACGACAACAAACTGATTTTGTTAGCCTCTCTTAGCGACTCTCTTGAATACGTAGCAGACTCTATTGAGAG GCTTGGACAAGCAGTTCCTCGTGCAGCAAGTCAATCTGAAGATAATAGCAGGAATCAAGCAACTTCTCCTAGGAACCTGGCATCATTTGCTGATGAGTACAGAAAACTTGCGACTGATTGCCTAAAGGTTCTACGTGTTGAGATGCAATTGGAAACAGTCTTTCATCTTCAG GAAATGACGAATCGAGAATACTTGGAGGATGAGGATGCTGAAGAACCCGACGACTTTGTGATTTCTCTTACTTCACAG ATAACACGTAGGGACGAGGGAATGGCGCCTTTCATCTCTGGTGAGAAGCGCAACTATGTTTTTGGTGGCATTTGTGGAATTGCAGCGACTGCGTCCATTAAG GCTTTGGCTGAAATGAGATCGATAAACCTTTTTGGAGTTCAACAAATTTGTCGGAACACTATTGCATTGGAACAG GCCATGGCAGCTATTCCATATGTTGATGGTGAAAGCGTACAACAGAACCTAGATC GGAAGAGCTCAGCAGACTCTTGCGCAGAGTAG
- the LOC103847598 gene encoding exocyst complex component SEC8 isoform X3: MHIYTTEVNTVASSIYERDDDVPTTTAVAASRMSSQPLSRRTRTLKGDSQFVVRGLTNGSHRTSSIEEGSSFDGHDEEDSVEHDEATDSKLLSHQLTPWLSDSTPDEFIEAVRKSDDPLHVKYLQTLVQCLCMLGKVAAAGAIICQKLRPTIHEIIISKIKAHMETRNLSKSACSQGDQTVAAGLHFIKGQPEAYRLSKEKPQNRISNSGTHLAVSPVSPLMVPGGKAQAAAKDLLDSILDTIVKIFENHVVIGELLELKASQHDINTPKSLPTNVNWNTDSEASQVTGGYTISYPLTVLQSECQQLICEILRATPEAASADAVAQTAKVAKKASKKDKRNAPEDGLTFTFRFTDATVSISNQGADLIRQGWGKKAPNSSQEGYGSAAVLPEQGIYLAASIYRPVLQFTDKITSMLPKKHSQLVIDGLLTFTENFVKDHLLPTMFVDYRKGVQQAISSAAAFRPRAHTTTYTPTVEKGRPILQGLLAIDLLAKEVLGWAQAMPKFSTDLVKYVQTFLERTFERCRTSYMEAVLEKLSYRLIGRHDIEKLMRLDPASACLPALLGHSVSHSEAVGSDVELCELFLSLPSIKQDSLIRDDNKLILLASLSDSLEYVADSIERLGQAVPRAASQSEDNSRNQATSPRNLASFADEYRKLATDCLKVLRVEMQLETVFHLQEMTNREYLEDEDAEEPDDFVISLTSQITRRDEGMAPFISGEKRNYVFGGICGIAATASIKALAEMRSINLFGVQQICRNTIALEQAMAAIPYVDGESVQQNLDRVRTYFELLNMPFEALLAFIAEHDQMFTPTEYSNLLKVNVPGRDTPTDAQSRLSEILSH, translated from the exons ATGCACATCTATACAACAGAGGTGAATACAG TTGCGTCAAGCATATACGAAAGAGATGATGATGTACCAACAACAACAGCTGTTGCAGCTAGTCGAATGAGCTCACAACCACTGTCTCGTAGAACACGGACACTGAAAGGTGATAGTCAGTTTGTTGTTAGAGGGCTCACAAATGGTTCACATAGAACGTCGTCTATTGAGGAAGG TTCATCATTTGATGGACATGATGAGGAGGACTCTGTCGAACATGATGAAGCTACTGATAGTAAACTGCTTTCTCACCAACTTACGCCATGGCTTTCTGATTCCACGCCTGACGAGTTTATT GAAGCAGTAAGAAAGAGTGATGATCCACTTCATGTGAAGTATCTACAGACCCTTGTTCAGTGTCTCTGCATGCTTGGAAAAGTTGCAGCTGCTGGTGCTATCATATG CCAAAAACTTCGACCCACAATACATGAGATCATTATATCCAAGATTAAAGCCCATATGGAGACTAGAAATTTGTCAAAGTCCGCCTGTAGTCAGGGTGATCAAACGGTAGCTGCGGGATTGCATTTTATAAAAGGACAACCAGAGGCCTACAGACTATCAAAAGAGAAACCTCAAAACAGGATATCAAATTCAGGAACTCACCTGGCTGTGAGCCCTGTTTCGCCTCTTATGGTTCCTGGAGGGAAGGCGCAAGCTGCTGCAAAAGACCTTCTTGACTCAATTTTAGATACTATTGTCAAGATATTTG AAAATCATGTTGTTATTGGAGAGCTTTTGGAGTTGAAGGCTTCGCAACATGACATTAACACACCGAAGTCATTGCCTACGAATGTGAACTGGAATACCGATTCTGAAGCATCCCAAGTTACTGGAGGCTACACTATCAGTTATCCCTTAACAGTCTTACAG AGTGAATGCCAGCAACTCATTTGTGAGATTCTACGAGCAACTCCAGAAGCTGCTTCAGCAGATGCTGTGGCACAAACTGCTAAAGTTGCAAAGAAGGCTTCCAAAAAAGACAAAAG GAATGCACCTGAAGATGGGCTAACATTCACCTTTCGGTTTACAGATGCAACTGTATCGATTTCTAATCAGG GAGCTGATCTAATTCGCCAAGGCTGGGGAAAGAAGGCTCCAAATTCATCACAGGAAGGTTATGGTTCTGCAGCAGTATTGCCTGAACAGGGAATATATCTAGCTGCATCTATATACCGACCTGTCCTTCAG TTTACAGATAAAATCACTTCAATGTTGCCCAAAAAGCATTCCCAGCTTGT GATTGATGGGTTGCTTACATTCACTGAGAACTTTGTGAAGGACCACCTGTTACCTACAATGTTTGTGGACTATAGGAAAGGCGTACAGCAAGCTATATCAA GTGCCGCCGCATTTAGACCACGTGCACATACAACTACTTACACTCCAACCGTAGAAAAGGGTCGTCCTATCTTACAAGGACTTTTGGCAATAGATCTCCTTGCAAAAGAG GTTCTTGGTTGGGCTCAAGCCATGCCTAAATTTTCTACTGACCTTGTGAAGTATGTTCAGACATTTCTTGAGAGAACATTTGAGAGATGTCGAACATCATACATGGAG gCTGTGCTTGAGAAGCTCAGTTACAGGCTTATTGGGAGGCATGATATTGAGAAATTGATGCGACTTGATCCGGCGAGTGCTTGTTTGCCAGCTCTACTTGGCCATTCTGTTTCTCACTCTGAGGCTGTTGGCTCCGACGTAGAACTCTGTGAACTATTCTTAAGTTTGCCGTCTATCAAGCAG GATAGTCTAATTCGTGACGACAACAAACTGATTTTGTTAGCCTCTCTTAGCGACTCTCTTGAATACGTAGCAGACTCTATTGAGAG GCTTGGACAAGCAGTTCCTCGTGCAGCAAGTCAATCTGAAGATAATAGCAGGAATCAAGCAACTTCTCCTAGGAACCTGGCATCATTTGCTGATGAGTACAGAAAACTTGCGACTGATTGCCTAAAGGTTCTACGTGTTGAGATGCAATTGGAAACAGTCTTTCATCTTCAG GAAATGACGAATCGAGAATACTTGGAGGATGAGGATGCTGAAGAACCCGACGACTTTGTGATTTCTCTTACTTCACAG ATAACACGTAGGGACGAGGGAATGGCGCCTTTCATCTCTGGTGAGAAGCGCAACTATGTTTTTGGTGGCATTTGTGGAATTGCAGCGACTGCGTCCATTAAG GCTTTGGCTGAAATGAGATCGATAAACCTTTTTGGAGTTCAACAAATTTGTCGGAACACTATTGCATTGGAACAG GCCATGGCAGCTATTCCATATGTTGATGGTGAAAGCGTACAACAGAACCTAGATCGTGTCCGTACTTACTTTGAACTACTAAATATGCCATTTGAG GCGTTACTTGCATTCATAGCGGAACATGACCAAATGTTTACACCCACAGA GTATTCTAATCTTCTGAAGGTGAATGTTCCTGGAAGAGATACTCCTACAGATGCTCAATCTCGCCTTTCGGAAATTCTTTCTCACTAA